The following DNA comes from Flammeovirgaceae bacterium.
CCTATGAGCGAGGCACCCCCCCAGGCAGAAGGGCCAAAAAAAGCACACAACAGGACGGCCATCATCATCGCACTGCTCTCCATTATTGTGATCATCCAGAGCATAAAGATATACCTGGACTACCAGGAAAAGGTGGACGTCAACCAGCAACTGGCCACTACGGAGGAAGACCTGGCCACCACCATGCAGCAGTTGAAGGACATCCAGGTGGAGCTGAACCAAAAGATTACGGAACTGGAAAAGCTGGGCGGGGACATCACCGAACTGGAAAAGGCCAAGGCCGAGGTGGACGCGGAGCTGAAGAGGACCCGCAGCCGCACCAGCCGGAACATCAAGGAACTGAAAGACCGGGTGGACGGGTACGAGCAACTGCTGAAGCTGAAAGACCAGGAACTTGAAAAATTAAAGTCGCTGAACAAGGAGTTGTATTCGGAAAACAGGAACCTGAAAACCACGCAAAACCAACTGAGCGATTCGATCAACCGGTTGTCCAAAAACACGGATGAACTGGCCACCAAGGTGGCCATTGCCTCGCAGTTGAAAGCCGAGAACATTGAGGTGGCCTCCGTAAACGCCAGGGGCAAAGAGCGCACCCCTCCATTTCGGGGCAAACAACTGGAAACCCTAAAGGTGGAATTCAACATTGCCGAAAACAAGGTGGCGCCCGTGGAGGGCAAGAAGATCGTGATCCGGGTCACCGATGAAAACGGGCAGGTGATTTTCGATGTGGCCAAAGGATCGGGGACTTTCATGCTCAACGGGAAAGAGGAGTTTTACACCGCGGCACAGGAGATCTTGTTTGACAACACCCGGCAGAAGTTGAGCTTTGTTTACGAAAAAGGCTCGGAATACGCTTCAGGGAACTATACCGTGGACATCTACACCGATGGCTATAAGATGGGCCAGGTGGAGTTTAGGGTAAAATAGCCCATTTTTAGGCCAGGCCTACGAAACACCCCAAAACGG
Coding sequences within:
- a CDS encoding chromosome segregation protein SMC, with the protein product MSEAPPQAEGPKKAHNRTAIIIALLSIIVIIQSIKIYLDYQEKVDVNQQLATTEEDLATTMQQLKDIQVELNQKITELEKLGGDITELEKAKAEVDAELKRTRSRTSRNIKELKDRVDGYEQLLKLKDQELEKLKSLNKELYSENRNLKTTQNQLSDSINRLSKNTDELATKVAIASQLKAENIEVASVNARGKERTPPFRGKQLETLKVEFNIAENKVAPVEGKKIVIRVTDENGQVIFDVAKGSGTFMLNGKEEFYTAAQEILFDNTRQKLSFVYEKGSEYASGNYTVDIYTDGYKMGQVEFRVK